In the Deinococcus radiophilus genome, one interval contains:
- a CDS encoding ArsR/SmtB family transcription factor: MTESPTEVCGVRCVHPAAVHTARQSMPDEEALSASAALFKLLGEPGRLRLLLVLQGGELCVCDLAAVTGASESSVSHSLQLLRAHRAVRPRKEGRNVYYALHDTHVSNLLNTMTAHMLESDEDGS; this comes from the coding sequence ATGACTGAGTCCCCGACTGAAGTCTGCGGGGTCCGCTGTGTCCACCCGGCAGCGGTCCACACGGCCCGGCAGTCTATGCCTGACGAAGAGGCCCTAAGCGCCTCGGCAGCGCTGTTCAAACTGCTGGGCGAACCGGGGCGACTGCGGCTGCTGCTGGTCTTGCAAGGCGGCGAGCTGTGCGTATGCGACCTGGCGGCAGTGACCGGTGCCAGTGAGAGCAGTGTCAGTCACTCCCTACAGCTGCTGCGAGCACACCGCGCCGTACGTCCGCGCAAAGAGGGCCGCAATGTCTACTACGCCCTACACGACACCCACGTCAGCAATCTCCTGAACACCATGACAGCGCACATGCTGGAGAGCGATGAAGACGGTTCATAG
- a CDS encoding DMT family transporter, with protein MGWTALLLAGLFEVGFTTALKLEQKNKNYIWLFLVCAFVSFSFLEEAMKTIPLGTAYSVWTGIGAVGTVLVGALFFGERLGWRQLALLAVVVALIAALRLTGGAA; from the coding sequence ATGGGATGGACCGCATTGCTGTTGGCTGGACTGTTCGAGGTGGGGTTCACGACGGCCCTCAAGCTGGAACAGAAAAATAAGAACTACATCTGGCTGTTTCTGGTGTGTGCCTTTGTCAGTTTCAGCTTTCTGGAAGAGGCGATGAAGACCATTCCGCTTGGTACGGCGTATAGCGTGTGGACCGGCATCGGGGCGGTGGGAACGGTCCTGGTTGGAGCGCTCTTTTTCGGTGAGCGGTTGGGGTGGCGGCAACTGGCCCTGCTGGCGGTGGTGGTGGCCCTGATTGCGGCGCTGCGCCTGACCGGAGGCGCGGCATGA
- a CDS encoding Mur ligase family protein has translation MRLSDLAAALGWPLPSVPTTDPEVTGVTHRADWTAPGNVFVAIRGQQADGHQFLNQAAQRGAVAAVGEGLQDGAVTPLPYLSVPTARTALADAAALLAGSPSQAMTVIGVTGTDGKTTTAWLTAALLRAGGMETGLLSSAGYQLPDGELRHYPAHFTTPEAPQLQGLLAQMRRSGAQAAVIETSSHALTLERVRGVAWDAAVWTHLSREHLDFHGSLENYFAAKRRLIEAAPFAVLNADDPWTERLRGAANEETTYSAARGSSDWRASDLREEADGRASFLVDGPAGRFRAALPLTGHFQMGNALAAMAVAWRFGASAEDLQRGLSQFEGPPGRMQLLLSAPDQPRVISDSAHTPDSLSNALQALRPLTAGQLWVIVGSAAGGRDSSKWEPMAAAATALADRVILTEADHRDTPLNQILDVMAAAATRPNFKCIGDRAEAIAYAVQHATPLDTVLIANKGGEHFLQRGQTVYEWSDAEAAQAALRGEVYQVRDKA, from the coding sequence ATGCGCCTGAGCGATCTGGCCGCCGCTCTCGGCTGGCCCCTACCCTCTGTTCCCACCACTGACCCGGAAGTGACCGGCGTAACACACCGCGCCGACTGGACCGCTCCGGGAAATGTCTTCGTGGCGATTCGGGGCCAGCAGGCTGACGGACACCAGTTTTTGAATCAGGCGGCCCAGCGTGGAGCCGTCGCTGCTGTGGGCGAAGGTCTGCAGGATGGTGCAGTCACACCGCTGCCCTACCTGAGCGTTCCTACGGCCAGAACTGCGCTGGCCGACGCTGCTGCACTGTTGGCCGGGTCACCCAGTCAGGCGATGACCGTGATCGGCGTCACCGGGACCGACGGCAAGACCACCACTGCCTGGCTGACAGCGGCACTGCTGCGGGCCGGGGGAATGGAAACCGGACTGCTCAGCTCAGCAGGCTATCAACTGCCGGACGGCGAACTGCGGCATTACCCGGCTCACTTCACGACGCCCGAAGCTCCACAGTTGCAGGGCCTCCTGGCCCAGATGCGCAGGAGCGGGGCGCAGGCCGCCGTGATCGAAACCAGCAGCCACGCGCTGACACTGGAACGGGTGCGCGGTGTGGCCTGGGACGCGGCCGTCTGGACCCACCTCAGCCGTGAACATCTGGACTTTCACGGCAGCCTGGAAAACTACTTTGCGGCCAAACGACGCCTGATCGAGGCAGCGCCGTTTGCGGTGCTGAACGCCGACGATCCCTGGACCGAGCGGCTACGCGGCGCGGCGAATGAGGAAACCACCTACAGCGCCGCCAGGGGCAGTTCCGACTGGCGGGCCTCGGATTTGCGGGAGGAAGCGGACGGACGGGCCTCGTTTCTGGTGGACGGTCCAGCGGGCCGTTTCCGCGCCGCTCTGCCACTCACCGGCCACTTTCAGATGGGCAACGCCCTGGCAGCGATGGCGGTGGCCTGGCGCTTCGGGGCCAGCGCCGAGGACCTGCAGCGTGGCCTGAGCCAATTTGAGGGGCCGCCGGGCCGGATGCAGCTGCTGCTCAGTGCGCCGGATCAACCCCGCGTGATCTCCGATTCGGCGCATACACCGGACAGCCTCAGCAATGCGCTGCAGGCGCTGCGTCCCCTCACCGCCGGGCAGCTGTGGGTGATCGTGGGCAGCGCAGCCGGGGGGCGCGACTCGTCCAAGTGGGAGCCGATGGCGGCGGCAGCCACCGCCCTGGCCGACCGCGTGATCCTCACCGAAGCCGATCACCGGGACACCCCACTGAACCAGATTCTGGACGTGATGGCAGCGGCAGCGACCCGGCCCAACTTCAAATGCATCGGGGACCGCGCCGAAGCCATTGCCTACGCTGTGCAACATGCCACCCCACTGGACACCGTCTTGATCGCCAACAAGGGCGGGGAGCACTTTTTACAGCGGGGGCAAACTGTCTACGAGTGGAGCGACGCCGAAGCGGCTCAGGCCGCGCTGCGAGGTGAGGTCTATCAGGTGCGGGACAAGGCCTGA
- a CDS encoding HU family DNA-binding protein — translation MTKKASKAAAAAPAEKMNKSQLVEKVAEQTGLTKKQADEAVSTMLDTIVDALRGGSSVGLPGLGTLSVKETAARTGVKPGTTERIQIPAGKKVAFKVATTLKGNL, via the coding sequence ATGACGAAAAAAGCAAGTAAAGCTGCTGCCGCCGCCCCTGCCGAGAAGATGAACAAGTCTCAGCTGGTGGAGAAAGTGGCCGAGCAGACCGGTCTGACCAAGAAGCAAGCTGACGAAGCTGTCAGCACCATGCTGGACACCATTGTTGACGCCCTGCGTGGCGGCAGCAGCGTGGGCCTGCCCGGCCTGGGCACCCTGAGCGTCAAGGAGACTGCTGCCCGTACCGGTGTCAAGCCTGGCACCACCGAGCGCATCCAGATTCCTGCTGGCAAGAAAGTGGCTTTCAAAGTCGCTACCACCCTCAAGGGCAACCTGTAA
- a CDS encoding SPFH domain-containing protein produces MTQPDPNPRPPVGHSVPEMPEHSDPPVTRNHRASQERPAFAVNGFMAFIVLGLATVALLFVGWQLLGTLLTSAAATIGLAPLLILLFPLAGVLLRGFFVVAPNQAVVLTLFGKYIGTVRQNGYFWANPFAGRQDISLRIRNFQSERVKVNDAAGNPVEIAAVIVWRVVDTARASFDVENYNSFVDIQSETALRHLGTAFAYEAYGTDEHGEPVVSLRGRPDEVAQYLREDLQARLALAGVEVLDARISHLAYAPEIASAMLQRQQAEAVLQARQVIVEGAVGMVQMAIERLERDGVVELNTENRAELVNNLLVVLTSERGAQPTLNSGR; encoded by the coding sequence ATGACCCAACCTGACCCCAACCCCAGGCCGCCGGTTGGCCACTCCGTCCCTGAGATGCCGGAGCATTCTGATCCCCCCGTAACCCGCAACCACCGTGCCTCGCAGGAGCGTCCGGCATTTGCGGTCAATGGCTTCATGGCCTTTATCGTGCTGGGACTGGCGACGGTGGCCCTGCTGTTTGTCGGTTGGCAACTGTTGGGCACGCTTCTGACCAGCGCCGCGGCGACGATTGGGCTGGCCCCACTGCTGATTCTGCTGTTCCCGCTGGCGGGCGTTCTGCTCCGTGGCTTTTTCGTGGTGGCCCCCAACCAGGCGGTGGTGCTGACCCTGTTCGGGAAATACATCGGCACGGTGCGTCAGAACGGCTACTTCTGGGCCAATCCGTTTGCAGGCCGCCAGGACATCTCGCTGCGCATCCGCAACTTCCAGTCCGAGCGGGTCAAGGTCAATGATGCCGCCGGTAACCCCGTCGAGATCGCTGCGGTGATTGTCTGGCGCGTGGTAGACACGGCCCGCGCCTCCTTCGACGTGGAGAACTACAACTCGTTCGTGGATATCCAGTCCGAAACGGCGCTGCGTCATCTGGGTACGGCCTTCGCCTACGAGGCTTATGGCACCGACGAACATGGTGAACCCGTCGTCTCGCTGCGGGGCCGCCCCGACGAGGTGGCCCAGTACTTGCGTGAGGACCTGCAGGCCCGCTTGGCCCTGGCCGGGGTCGAGGTGCTGGACGCCCGTATCAGCCACCTGGCCTACGCGCCCGAAATTGCCAGCGCCATGTTGCAGCGCCAGCAAGCGGAAGCGGTGCTCCAAGCCCGTCAGGTGATCGTGGAAGGGGCGGTCGGGATGGTGCAGATGGCCATCGAGCGGCTGGAACGTGACGGTGTGGTCGAACTGAACACCGAGAACCGCGCCGAGCTGGTCAACAACCTGCTGGTGGTGTTGACCTCTGAACGCGGAGCGCAGCCGACCCTGAATTCCGGCAGATAA
- a CDS encoding S8 family peptidase, producing MNRKTIRLRHTASFALAGLLTLSACGGGTASTPSTPSNPTPAPQKVTISGTVHLPAGTLSLAGTEADWSAPHVPGELLVASDPDTLSAQGLGSEEGIGSLLAGLTTEPLGELGLLRVQTPDPQALADALAERGLASQPNYIYEVQAAPTPNDPGYPGNAGVRVGGAAQHQTYLTQIQAMEGWKILDANGKNRTGAKVAVLDTGADRNHPDLKSRIVGGYDYCSTLIGGTCSGQDSDFAEINNHPRGHGTAMLGLVGAATHNSVGLSAVTWAGPLLAVKVFGDQQGGNGSAATTASLARGIDYSVAQKARVINVSLGIPGLVSDPTVRAALDRAAAADIVVVSAAGNTSGDGIYFPANQPDVLAVGAVNSQGVMSCFSARPKSGQTLNMLAPGGDLSSCGGRDDRILELDVGSGYKLSAGTSEASALVSGAASLIRNAYPGLNAAQVRQALISGGKAAGSYKQLNLPGAVNAAKALTSAPAPTPTPKPKYYDLTVQAYQDSRAVGTPFTKSAQLLSSLEIPYRLNLPAGTYTLKATVDTDLRSYLGQVDVTATSDKAVNIPVEAQ from the coding sequence ATGAACAGAAAAACAATCCGTCTGCGGCACACCGCCAGTTTCGCGTTGGCAGGCCTACTGACGCTTAGTGCCTGTGGAGGCGGCACGGCAAGCACACCATCCACTCCCAGCAATCCTACCCCTGCTCCCCAGAAGGTCACGATCTCCGGCACGGTTCATCTGCCTGCGGGCACACTGAGCCTGGCTGGCACGGAAGCGGACTGGTCCGCGCCACATGTGCCAGGTGAGCTGCTGGTGGCCTCGGATCCGGACACCCTCTCCGCACAGGGGCTCGGCTCCGAGGAGGGTATTGGTTCCTTGCTGGCCGGACTGACCACTGAGCCGCTGGGCGAACTGGGCCTGCTGCGCGTACAGACGCCCGACCCGCAGGCCCTGGCCGACGCCCTGGCCGAGCGTGGCCTGGCCTCACAGCCCAACTACATCTATGAGGTCCAAGCTGCACCTACTCCCAACGACCCCGGCTATCCGGGCAATGCTGGCGTTCGGGTAGGTGGCGCAGCCCAGCACCAGACCTATCTGACCCAGATTCAGGCCATGGAAGGCTGGAAAATACTTGACGCGAACGGCAAGAACCGCACCGGAGCCAAAGTGGCCGTATTGGACACGGGCGCAGACCGCAACCATCCTGATCTGAAGTCACGGATCGTAGGCGGGTACGACTACTGCTCTACCCTGATCGGCGGCACCTGCTCAGGTCAGGACAGCGACTTTGCAGAGATCAACAATCATCCGCGTGGACACGGCACGGCCATGCTGGGCTTGGTTGGGGCAGCAACCCACAACAGCGTGGGCCTGAGCGCTGTGACCTGGGCTGGGCCGCTGCTGGCCGTCAAAGTCTTCGGAGATCAGCAGGGCGGCAACGGCTCCGCTGCCACCACGGCCAGCCTGGCACGGGGCATTGATTACTCAGTGGCCCAAAAAGCGCGGGTGATCAACGTCAGCCTGGGCATCCCTGGTCTGGTCAGTGACCCCACTGTGCGGGCCGCCCTGGACCGGGCCGCTGCCGCCGACATCGTGGTGGTTTCTGCAGCGGGCAATACGTCTGGCGACGGCATTTATTTTCCTGCCAACCAGCCGGATGTGCTGGCCGTGGGGGCGGTGAACAGTCAGGGCGTCATGTCCTGTTTCAGCGCTCGTCCCAAGAGTGGACAGACGCTGAACATGCTGGCACCCGGCGGGGACCTCTCTTCCTGTGGGGGACGCGATGACCGCATCCTCGAACTGGATGTGGGCAGTGGCTACAAGCTGAGCGCTGGCACCTCCGAAGCGTCAGCGTTGGTCAGTGGGGCCGCTTCACTGATCCGCAACGCTTACCCTGGCCTGAACGCTGCCCAGGTACGCCAGGCCCTGATCAGCGGTGGCAAGGCCGCAGGCAGCTATAAGCAACTGAACCTGCCCGGTGCAGTGAACGCCGCCAAAGCCCTGACCAGCGCACCTGCGCCCACGCCCACGCCAAAGCCCAAGTATTACGATCTGACTGTACAGGCCTATCAGGACAGCCGGGCCGTCGGAACGCCCTTTACCAAATCTGCCCAGCTGCTGAGCAGCCTGGAGATTCCCTACAGGCTGAACCTGCCCGCCGGTACTTACACTCTCAAGGCCACGGTGGATACTGATTTGCGGTCTTACTTGGGACAGGTCGATGTGACAGCCACCAGCGACAAGGCAGTGAATATTCCCGTCGAAGCCCAGTAA
- a CDS encoding MFS transporter: MTEVQTLDLIVALVVVFDLITGHFLSARQLKLAEQMPEPVDREQMRARAERGRIMLMYVSPLILVVLYLLWLRPSVA, encoded by the coding sequence ATGACCGAAGTACAGACCCTGGACCTGATCGTCGCGCTGGTGGTGGTGTTCGACCTGATCACCGGGCATTTTCTGAGTGCGCGGCAGCTGAAACTGGCCGAACAGATGCCCGAACCTGTAGACCGCGAGCAGATGCGGGCGCGGGCCGAGCGGGGCCGCATCATGCTGATGTATGTCTCGCCGCTGATACTGGTGGTGCTGTACTTACTGTGGCTGCGCCCTTCCGTGGCGTAA
- a CDS encoding TetR/AcrR family transcriptional regulator — MMPKQVNHDERRAELAEAVWTLIRRAGIAGVTIRALAQESGWSSGAVRHYLPSRAAILTFAAEQLSAQAEAHLRSLPLSGTPRENLLAFLRATLPLDAESRAMMEVWLAFVGASVGDPDLAGVQGLTYHDLNAALVEVLIQLENQGWTLGSDPALGALDLQAVLDGLSVHLLLGVITPAQAEAALERSVDRLLQPPT; from the coding sequence ATGATGCCCAAACAGGTGAATCACGACGAACGCCGCGCCGAGCTGGCTGAGGCAGTCTGGACCTTGATTCGCCGCGCTGGAATCGCGGGCGTGACCATCCGGGCTCTGGCCCAGGAAAGCGGCTGGTCCAGCGGCGCGGTGCGTCACTATCTGCCCAGCCGCGCCGCCATTCTGACCTTCGCCGCCGAGCAGCTCAGCGCTCAGGCGGAGGCCCACCTGCGGAGCTTGCCACTCTCTGGAACTCCGCGTGAGAATCTCCTGGCCTTTTTGCGGGCCACGCTGCCCTTGGATGCCGAGAGCCGCGCGATGATGGAAGTTTGGCTGGCCTTTGTGGGGGCGTCAGTGGGTGATCCGGACCTGGCGGGAGTACAGGGTCTGACTTACCACGACCTCAATGCGGCATTGGTGGAGGTGCTGATCCAGTTGGAGAACCAGGGGTGGACGTTGGGCAGCGATCCTGCTCTGGGCGCTCTGGACCTGCAAGCGGTGCTAGATGGCCTGAGTGTTCACCTGTTGCTGGGCGTCATCACGCCCGCCCAGGCTGAGGCTGCCCTGGAACGTAGTGTGGACCGACTGTTGCAGCCGCCGACATAA
- a CDS encoding GNAT family N-acetyltransferase, which yields MTMESRDISVIRNDEQSRYEAQVEYSNVGHLDFEDLGDALMLTHTEIQAEAEGEGYGTELVRGALDDIREQGKLVVPQCSFVAAFIDKNPEYRELVHPNQRGQLGMDTRG from the coding sequence ATGACCATGGAAAGCCGTGATATCAGCGTGATTCGCAACGACGAGCAGAGCCGCTACGAGGCGCAGGTGGAATACAGCAATGTGGGCCATCTGGACTTCGAAGACCTCGGTGACGCCCTGATGCTGACCCACACCGAAATCCAAGCTGAGGCCGAGGGCGAAGGCTACGGCACCGAGCTGGTGCGTGGCGCTTTGGATGACATTCGTGAGCAGGGCAAACTGGTGGTGCCACAGTGCTCCTTCGTAGCGGCCTTTATTGACAAGAATCCGGAGTACCGGGAACTGGTCCATCCGAACCAGCGCGGACAGCTGGGTATGGATACCCGCGGCTGA
- a CDS encoding formate dehydrogenase accessory sulfurtransferase FdhD produces the protein MYRYGAQGLSGPFPDQLANEEPLEVRQRWQGTESPLGVLMRTPGADWELLRGWLHAEGLTVPGEVPALHVHPENHNLWWLDAPVPDDYAARLTSGACGICGSGSLERLMLRAEALPPGPPLDPAWLASLPESLRSGQAGFSASGGLHGAALFRTSGEPLCLYEDIGRHNAADKVVGWALNHPHLDRAQTVLVISSRLGYEIAQKAVLAGIGAVVGVGAATTLAAQTAQVFGLVLCGFAREGRLTVYAGAERLTRETE, from the coding sequence GTGTACCGTTATGGTGCCCAGGGGCTGAGTGGACCGTTTCCAGATCAGCTGGCCAATGAGGAACCGCTGGAGGTGCGTCAGCGCTGGCAGGGCACCGAGAGCCCACTTGGCGTGCTGATGCGGACGCCTGGAGCCGACTGGGAACTGCTGCGCGGTTGGCTCCACGCTGAGGGTCTAACTGTGCCGGGAGAGGTGCCTGCCTTACATGTCCATCCTGAGAATCACAACCTGTGGTGGTTGGACGCTCCGGTGCCGGACGATTACGCGGCCCGGCTGACTTCAGGTGCTTGCGGCATTTGCGGCTCTGGCAGCTTGGAGCGGCTGATGTTGCGGGCAGAAGCGTTGCCGCCAGGACCACCACTGGACCCAGCCTGGCTGGCCTCGCTGCCAGAGAGCTTACGGTCTGGACAGGCTGGATTTTCAGCAAGTGGTGGCCTGCACGGCGCAGCGCTGTTTCGTACCAGTGGCGAGCCCCTGTGCCTATATGAAGATATCGGGCGGCACAATGCGGCGGACAAGGTGGTGGGCTGGGCACTGAACCACCCGCACCTGGACCGCGCCCAGACGGTCCTGGTGATCAGCAGCCGCCTGGGCTATGAAATTGCACAGAAAGCTGTCCTGGCTGGCATTGGGGCAGTGGTGGGCGTAGGAGCCGCGACCACACTGGCCGCCCAGACGGCCCAGGTGTTTGGGCTGGTGCTGTGCGGCTTCGCGCGTGAAGGACGGCTGACGGTTTATGCCGGGGCTGAGCGGCTCACGCGGGAGACCGAGTGA
- a CDS encoding DMT family transporter, which produces MKGWAWLLLAGLFEIGMATALKLSQDHSNYMVAFVVLAVLSFECLAQAIKTIPLSTAYAIWTGIGAVGAVTLGAALFGEELSPLRLALLAGLIAALVGLKLVNPPAQKSA; this is translated from the coding sequence ATGAAGGGCTGGGCATGGCTGCTGCTGGCTGGCCTGTTCGAGATCGGCATGGCGACAGCCCTGAAATTGAGTCAGGACCACTCCAATTACATGGTGGCCTTCGTGGTGCTGGCTGTCCTGAGCTTCGAGTGTTTGGCCCAGGCAATCAAAACCATTCCACTCAGTACCGCCTACGCCATCTGGACTGGCATTGGGGCCGTTGGGGCGGTCACACTGGGCGCGGCGCTGTTCGGCGAAGAACTCAGTCCCCTGCGCCTGGCCCTGCTGGCCGGACTGATTGCCGCTCTGGTGGGCCTGAAGCTGGTGAATCCACCAGCCCAAAAGTCTGCCTGA
- a CDS encoding transglutaminase-like domain-containing protein produces the protein MNGSLLRATPLLDFHHPAIRTLVQAYGWRDQPTEQRIQAVHHFVQDRVPFGYNRQDDLPASRVLSDGYGQCNTKAILLMALLRAAGLPCQLHGFTIHKELQRGILTGLAYRLAPPQILHSWVEVPLPGKTLTLEGFILDRAYLHRLQQAFPDQQAFCGYGAATLHLSDPPLDARRSDPFIQREGIERDLGVYDSPDEFYQYHHQFSGVQGTLYRHMVRHLMNRRLAAIRAGQLVPAFQGHRHD, from the coding sequence GTGAACGGGTCACTCCTGCGCGCCACCCCGCTACTGGACTTTCACCATCCCGCCATACGGACGCTGGTGCAGGCCTACGGCTGGCGTGACCAGCCTACAGAGCAGCGCATTCAGGCCGTGCATCACTTTGTGCAGGACCGCGTCCCATTCGGATACAACCGCCAGGACGATCTGCCCGCCTCCCGGGTGCTGAGTGACGGCTATGGCCAGTGCAACACCAAAGCGATCCTACTGATGGCGCTGCTGCGGGCCGCCGGTTTGCCCTGCCAGCTGCACGGGTTTACCATTCACAAGGAGTTGCAGCGCGGCATCCTGACCGGGCTGGCTTACCGTCTGGCGCCGCCGCAGATCCTGCACAGCTGGGTGGAGGTCCCCCTGCCCGGCAAAACCCTGACGTTGGAAGGCTTTATTCTGGACCGCGCCTACCTGCACCGGCTGCAACAGGCTTTTCCAGATCAACAGGCGTTTTGTGGCTATGGGGCCGCTACGCTGCATCTGAGTGACCCTCCGCTGGATGCGAGACGCAGTGATCCTTTTATCCAGCGGGAGGGTATAGAAAGGGACCTGGGCGTGTACGACTCACCGGATGAGTTTTATCAGTATCACCATCAGTTTTCAGGGGTGCAGGGGACGCTCTACCGCCATATGGTGCGTCACCTGATGAACCGCCGTCTGGCTGCCATTCGGGCCGGACAGCTGGTTCCCGCCTTTCAAGGACACCGCCATGACTGA
- a CDS encoding heavy metal translocating P-type ATPase has product MTSSSTQPTPLDYRVQGLDCANCVRTVDGVLGHLPGVSEVQLSVAAQSLRLHLDETQTSRAALEAELSRLGHPVTLQGAQGSDEPAWHTTPKGRLLLLSVSAAMLAVAVSWVYPRAADLAFSAAALLAAFPLARSAWAAARRGQPFTINTLVTIAVVGAVTIGEAAEGTAVVALFAVGEWLEGYAAGRARQGIRALAALTPRTAQLLEGGSVREVSADLLQPGQQIRVGTGARVPADGVIVAGASSLDDSPVTGESVPVHKGEGQEVYAGSINGEGVLDVQVSRPAGDNTVARIIRLVEEAQSSRAPTARFIDRFSAWYTPLILLAGVLTATLPPLLTGAEWLPWIYKGLALLLIGCPCALVLSVPAAMTSALSAGARRGLLVRGGAVLEALAGVRTVALDKTGTLTEGRPQVTEIIGATEQVLRLAAGVETGNSHPLALAIRTAAEQRGLSIPEGLQAQALGGRGVQAEVEGQRLSVSSPRHAEEVVGLMPELRLQIEAMEAEGHTVSVLHSESEVLGALALRDQPRADAHAALKRLQDADLKTVMLTGDNARTAAAIGQGLGVSEICAELLPGDKLRIIGELPGPVAMVGDGINDAPALARADVGIAVGSGTDVAIESADVVLMHGRLSGVPDLLELAKQTMSNVRINIALALGLKAVFLVTTLLGYTGLWLAVLADTGATVLVTLHALRLLGWQPGRSKA; this is encoded by the coding sequence ATGACCTCTTCTTCCACCCAACCCACCCCACTGGATTACCGGGTACAGGGCCTGGACTGCGCGAATTGCGTGCGCACGGTGGACGGTGTGCTGGGCCACCTGCCCGGTGTCAGCGAAGTGCAGCTGAGCGTTGCGGCCCAGAGCCTCCGTCTGCACCTGGACGAGACACAGACCAGCCGCGCGGCGCTGGAAGCCGAGCTAAGTCGTCTGGGACATCCGGTGACACTGCAAGGAGCCCAGGGCAGCGACGAACCCGCCTGGCACACCACGCCCAAGGGCAGACTGCTACTCCTGAGCGTCAGTGCGGCGATGCTGGCGGTCGCGGTGAGCTGGGTGTATCCGCGGGCAGCCGACCTCGCTTTCTCGGCAGCGGCCCTGCTGGCCGCTTTCCCGCTGGCCCGCAGTGCGTGGGCCGCTGCCCGGCGCGGGCAACCCTTTACCATCAATACCCTGGTGACCATCGCCGTGGTAGGCGCGGTGACGATTGGCGAAGCCGCCGAAGGAACTGCTGTGGTCGCGCTGTTCGCGGTAGGCGAATGGCTGGAAGGCTACGCCGCAGGCCGCGCCCGGCAGGGCATCCGCGCCCTCGCCGCGCTGACGCCGAGGACAGCGCAGCTGCTGGAAGGTGGGTCGGTACGCGAAGTGAGTGCCGATCTCCTGCAACCAGGCCAGCAGATTCGGGTCGGAACCGGGGCGCGGGTGCCTGCCGACGGCGTGATCGTGGCTGGAGCGTCCAGCCTGGACGACAGCCCAGTGACGGGCGAGAGCGTCCCAGTCCATAAAGGCGAAGGGCAAGAAGTCTACGCGGGCAGCATCAACGGCGAAGGTGTCTTGGACGTTCAGGTGTCCCGCCCAGCGGGCGACAATACGGTGGCCCGGATCATCCGCCTGGTGGAAGAGGCGCAGTCCAGCCGCGCTCCGACGGCGCGGTTCATTGACCGGTTCAGCGCCTGGTACACCCCACTGATCTTGCTGGCCGGCGTCCTGACCGCCACACTGCCACCGCTGCTGACTGGAGCCGAGTGGTTGCCATGGATCTATAAGGGACTGGCCTTGCTGCTCATCGGCTGTCCCTGTGCCCTGGTCCTCAGTGTGCCAGCGGCCATGACCAGTGCGCTGAGCGCCGGTGCCCGCCGGGGCCTGCTGGTGCGCGGCGGGGCGGTGCTTGAAGCCTTGGCGGGCGTGCGGACAGTGGCCCTTGATAAGACGGGCACGCTGACTGAGGGTCGTCCGCAAGTCACCGAAATCATCGGGGCCACGGAGCAGGTGCTCCGCCTGGCGGCAGGAGTCGAGACCGGCAACAGCCACCCGCTGGCGCTGGCCATTCGTACGGCGGCCGAGCAGCGTGGGCTGAGCATCCCCGAAGGCCTTCAGGCTCAGGCGCTAGGTGGACGCGGTGTGCAGGCCGAGGTGGAAGGCCAGAGACTGAGCGTCTCGTCACCGCGCCACGCTGAGGAAGTGGTGGGCCTGATGCCAGAACTGCGTTTACAGATAGAAGCAATGGAAGCTGAGGGGCACACCGTAAGCGTGCTACACAGTGAGAGCGAAGTTCTGGGTGCCCTGGCCCTGCGCGACCAACCCCGCGCCGATGCGCATGCCGCACTGAAACGCCTGCAAGATGCTGACCTAAAGACGGTCATGCTGACTGGGGACAATGCCCGCACGGCAGCCGCGATTGGCCAGGGACTGGGCGTCTCCGAGATTTGCGCTGAGCTGCTGCCCGGAGACAAGCTGCGGATCATCGGTGAACTGCCTGGCCCAGTGGCGATGGTGGGCGACGGGATCAATGATGCCCCGGCCCTGGCCCGCGCTGACGTGGGGATTGCGGTTGGGTCTGGCACCGACGTGGCCATTGAGAGCGCCGACGTGGTGCTGATGCACGGACGGCTGAGCGGCGTACCGGACCTGCTGGAACTGGCCAAGCAGACGATGAGCAACGTCCGGATCAATATTGCCCTGGCGCTGGGCCTTAAGGCGGTGTTTCTGGTCACCACCTTGCTGGGCTACACCGGGCTCTGGCTGGCGGTCCTGGCCGACACCGGAGCTACCGTGTTGGTCACACTTCATGCCCTGCGGCTGCTGGGCTGGCAGCCCGGCAGGAGTAAAGCGTGA